GTATATGCCTGACAGCAGAAACATAAAATCCCGGAAATTTTCTTAATCCATATAACGAAAATCCAATTCCTGAATTAGTGCTGTAATCGAATCCTCTAACAAGTTTTTTCTCATTTTTATCCCGATCGAACCAGGCTTCATTTGCAGAAACAGATTGAGAAACATCTAACCAGCCTTTGAGTTTATGAGAATATCGCAAACCTCCGGAATGTTTTACTCCTGCATTATGCTGATTAATATAACTTCCGGAACTATCTTTTTTAACCTTATAGATAACATCTTTAAAACCTGCATTCGGATCATTTATATCACCGATATGAGCAGCTTTGAAGTTATATGAATAGGAGAAATCCGTCCACCAGGCATCTTCATCAAAATTTTCGTCTTTGAGGAAAAGTTCATAAATCGGTTTAGAAGGGAGAGAATAACTGATTTTCGGTAAAGTTAAATCTTTTGTTTCATCAAGAAAATCATCTTTATAACTGGCATTCATATACAAAAAATTTCCCAAAAATGGTTTTTTATATGCCAGCGAAGACTTGATCCATTCACTTAGTCTTTCATCTATATTGGAACTTCCTTCCCAGATCTGCTTACTGCTGACAAATTCCAGATTGGCATCAAAAGTTGTTCGATTCCCGAAATCATGATGGTGTTGTGCTTTCATGAGCCAATCGTAAGTGGAGACTTCGGGACTGGAAGTCCTTTTGTGAAGTTTTACCGTGAAATCTCCATCATAAAGATAGCGTTTCAAATACTGAGTGAAAAAAGTAAGTTCCCAACCTGTTTTCTCAAAATAATCGAAGGAAAAAATCGCATCAGCATAATCTTTGTAAGCATAATAAAAAGCGATATTTTCGATATGTTTTCCGTAAGTTTTATTGTAGCCGGGAGAAGGAACTAAAATTCCGGTATGTCTCCCTCTTTTAACGGTGAATGTTCCAAAAGGAAATGCAAAAACAGGGAAATGGTTCACATAAAAGATGATTGGTTTGCCGACGATCTTATCATTCTG
The Candidatus Cloacimonadota bacterium genome window above contains:
- a CDS encoding LPS-assembly protein LptD; protein product: MPAMREFVILFLIILMSFRLAFSSENEDVVSFPSEIDSLINNSQIDSLVSDTLLTETMEYDSLFYSADSIFYSLEKEKIDLIGNASIKYQSSDIKADTITINIAKDQAFTKGNSYLKDGDQTALGNEIYYDLESQWGMIENGASKFDKGYYYGEEIRKIDTKTFDVDKGIFTTCDALHPHFYIGTNKLRLYQNDKIVGKPIIFYVNHFPVFAFPFGTFTVKRGRHTGILVPSPGYNKTYGKHIENIAFYYAYKDYADAIFSFDYFEKTGWELTFFTQYLKRYLYDGDFTVKLHKRTSSPEVSTYDWLMKAQHHHDFGNRTTFDANLEFVSSKQIWEGSSNIDERLSEWIKSSLAYKKPFLGNFLYMNASYKDDFLDETKDLTLPKISYSLPSKPIYELFLKDENFDEDAWWTDFSYSYNFKAAHIGDINDPNAGFKDVIYKVKKDSSGSYINQHNAGVKHSGGLRYSHKLKGWLDVSQSVSANEAWFDRDKNEKKLVRGFDYSTNSGIGFSLYGLRKFPGFYVSAVRHI